From Microbacterium pseudoresistens, the proteins below share one genomic window:
- a CDS encoding DNA helicase, which translates to MGTTRKRKKELRRLQGDATKLWESQQVLVADAADVAREAGRQLGNFGRERVVPAVQDAYENRVVPAVDRGVKFSKHIVDDRVAPAVGGVIGTALSAWDVANAKRAKALGRPTPARLAPVAAPKKSGPGIGAVIAIVLGVGAAIGVLVAAWQTLRADDELWVADDPLSTPGA; encoded by the coding sequence GTGGGCACCACGCGTAAGCGCAAGAAGGAACTCCGCCGTCTGCAGGGCGACGCCACCAAGCTGTGGGAGTCGCAGCAGGTTCTCGTGGCCGATGCGGCCGATGTCGCGCGCGAGGCCGGCCGCCAGCTCGGCAACTTCGGGCGGGAGCGGGTGGTTCCCGCCGTGCAGGATGCGTATGAGAACCGCGTCGTTCCGGCCGTCGACCGCGGGGTCAAGTTCTCCAAGCACATCGTCGACGACCGCGTCGCGCCCGCTGTGGGCGGCGTGATCGGCACCGCGCTGTCGGCGTGGGACGTCGCCAACGCCAAGCGCGCCAAGGCTCTCGGTCGCCCGACGCCTGCCCGCCTCGCCCCCGTCGCCGCTCCGAAGAAGAGCGGCCCCGGCATCGGCGCGGTCATCGCGATCGTCCTCGGCGTCGGCGCCGCGATCGGTGTGCTCGTCGCCGCATGGCAGACGCTGCGTGCCGACGACGAGCTGTGGGTGGCCGACGACCCGCTGAGCACTCCCGGAGCGTGA
- a CDS encoding peptidylprolyl isomerase, producing the protein MPYPSHVATLHTNHGDMVVNLFGDHAPRTVKNFVGLADGTGEWTDPATGKPGEGPLYKDVIFHRIIPNFMIQGGDPLGQGVGGPGYTFNDEIHGELDFNAPYKLAMANAGLRRNPATGEVEGTNGSQFFITTDPTPWLQGKHTIFGEVADDASKKVVDAIAAVPTAAGDRPIDDVVLQSVDIVAA; encoded by the coding sequence ATGCCTTACCCCTCTCACGTCGCGACCCTGCACACCAACCACGGCGACATGGTCGTCAACCTGTTCGGCGATCACGCGCCGCGCACGGTCAAGAACTTCGTCGGCCTTGCCGACGGCACCGGCGAGTGGACCGACCCCGCCACCGGGAAGCCGGGCGAGGGTCCCCTCTACAAGGACGTCATCTTCCACCGGATCATCCCGAACTTCATGATCCAGGGCGGCGATCCGCTCGGCCAGGGCGTGGGCGGTCCGGGATACACCTTCAACGACGAGATCCACGGCGAGCTCGACTTCAACGCGCCCTACAAGCTGGCCATGGCCAACGCGGGCCTGCGCCGCAACCCCGCCACCGGCGAGGTCGAGGGCACCAACGGCTCGCAGTTCTTCATCACGACCGACCCCACGCCGTGGCTGCAGGGCAAGCACACCATCTTCGGCGAGGTCGCCGACGACGCCTCCAAGAAGGTCGTCGACGCGATCGCCGCCGTGCCGACCGCCGCGGGCGACCGCCCGATCGACGACGTCGTGCTGCAGTCGGTCGATATCGTCGCCGCCTGA
- a CDS encoding rhomboid family intramembrane serine protease has product MTDTGFAANRDNFCYRHPDRQSFVLCQRCMRTICPQCQTQAAVGVICPECLAEQRKAESSAQKRARRSWGRGGGVVAVRAGAKPVATYAILALTAFVGLLQLIPGLHITDTFLFAAPYLYPQISPYPFEPWRLLTAALVHGGFWHFGLNMLALWMIGQSLEPLIGRWRFIALYAISALGGSVAVAVIAPTTATVGASGAVFGLMAALLVIGRHLGANVTGILVILGINLVLGFVPGFNVAWQAHVGGAIIGALIGFVFTRTRRPDQRVWQIVLLAAIVVALLVIVAFVPPAILLAR; this is encoded by the coding sequence ATGACAGACACCGGCTTCGCGGCCAATCGCGACAACTTCTGCTATCGGCATCCCGATCGGCAGAGCTTCGTGCTGTGCCAGCGCTGCATGCGCACGATCTGCCCGCAGTGCCAGACCCAGGCAGCGGTCGGCGTGATCTGCCCCGAATGCCTGGCCGAGCAGCGCAAGGCGGAATCGTCCGCGCAGAAGCGCGCGCGACGCAGTTGGGGGCGCGGGGGCGGCGTCGTCGCGGTGCGGGCGGGGGCAAAGCCCGTGGCGACCTACGCCATCCTCGCGCTCACCGCGTTCGTCGGACTGCTGCAGCTCATCCCCGGCCTGCACATCACCGACACGTTCCTGTTCGCGGCGCCATACCTGTATCCGCAGATCTCGCCGTATCCGTTCGAACCCTGGCGTCTGCTCACCGCCGCTCTCGTGCACGGCGGCTTCTGGCACTTCGGCCTGAACATGCTCGCGCTGTGGATGATCGGGCAGAGCCTGGAGCCGCTCATCGGCCGGTGGCGGTTCATCGCCCTGTATGCCATCAGCGCGCTCGGCGGCTCGGTCGCCGTCGCCGTCATCGCGCCGACCACCGCGACCGTCGGCGCCTCGGGGGCGGTGTTCGGGCTCATGGCGGCGCTGCTCGTGATCGGGCGGCATCTCGGCGCGAACGTCACGGGCATCCTCGTGATCCTCGGCATCAACCTCGTGCTCGGGTTCGTGCCCGGGTTCAACGTGGCCTGGCAGGCGCACGTGGGCGGGGCGATCATCGGCGCGCTGATCGGGTTCGTCTTCACCCGCACGCGGCGGCCCGACCAGCGCGTGTGGCAGATCGTGCTGCTGGCCGCGATCGTGGTCGCCCTGCTCGTGATCGTGGCGTTCGTGCCGCCGGCGATCCTGCTCGCGCGCTGA
- a CDS encoding NUDIX domain-containing protein, translated as MDMRVAAYAVITDDRDRILLARWTEGRRVSWTLPGGGLEAGEDPEVAARREVREETGYKAVLDELLGIHSRVIPARRRVTQGAAGPLHTLRIVYRAHIVGGRLRFEEDGSTDMAGWFGLEELGALQRVKLVDIALGMAGITSG; from the coding sequence GTGGACATGCGCGTCGCGGCATACGCCGTCATCACCGACGATCGCGACCGCATCCTGCTCGCGCGATGGACCGAGGGTCGCCGTGTTTCCTGGACGCTGCCCGGCGGGGGCCTTGAGGCGGGCGAGGATCCCGAGGTCGCCGCCCGGCGCGAGGTGCGAGAGGAGACGGGCTACAAGGCCGTGCTCGACGAGCTGCTCGGCATCCACTCGCGCGTGATCCCCGCCCGCCGGCGCGTCACCCAGGGCGCCGCGGGACCGCTGCACACCCTACGGATCGTGTATCGCGCGCACATCGTGGGCGGCCGGCTCCGGTTCGAGGAAGACGGATCGACCGACATGGCCGGCTGGTTCGGTCTCGAAGAGCTCGGCGCGCTGCAGCGGGTGAAGCTCGTCGACATCGCGCTCGGGATGGCAGGGATCACGAGCGGCTGA
- a CDS encoding MMPL family transporter translates to MSTCSPYARDAPSPPPASEYREEVTDPAAPLRTRDRRPARAWLRVLLPAVLILLWLGGAALGGPLFGKVDEVSSNDSTAYLPDSADATEVQGLLGEFSGSDAIPGIVVFVGDDEFTEEQLEAIGAALDEAPSVEGVVGDISPPIPSDDGRAAQAFVPIDADADVGDAVAALGDELRAAAPAGVDVYVTGPAGFTADLVAGFAGIDGLLILVAFGAVLVILILVYRSFLLPIVVLSTSLFALCVALLVVWWLAKWGVLLLSGQTQGILFILVIGAATDYALLFVSRFREELRVTNDRGAAIAAAWKGSVEPIVASGGTVIAGLLCLLLSDLKSNSTLGPVAAIGIVFAMLSALTLLPALLFAFGRTVFWPRRPAFEPEVVAAEDGMPSKGLWSRLAGAVRARPRAIWVATVAVLLVGAFGATQLNASGVAQSELVLGSSEARDGQIALGEHFPGGSGSPAYVVVDEGDLQEVADLLLQHDGVEGVAVTADSASGTATVTEDGIVAVGPPGAQAPEPTVVDGRVMLQATLADAADSTAAEDTVRSLRSDLSGFDALVGGVTATAIDTDDASIHDRTLIIPVILAVIMVILMLLLRSLVAPVLLVLTTVLSFGTAMGVSALVFNHVFRFPGADPAVPLYGFVFLVALGIDYNIFLMTRVREESAAHGTRPGILRGLAITGGVITSAGLVLAATFAALSVIPILFLLQLAFIVAFGVLLDTFVVRSLLVPALAYDIDGAIWWPSKLSRRADD, encoded by the coding sequence ATGTCCACGTGCTCACCCTACGCCCGCGACGCTCCCTCGCCGCCGCCCGCGAGCGAGTACCGTGAGGAGGTGACTGATCCGGCCGCGCCGCTGCGCACCCGTGACCGCCGCCCCGCCCGCGCGTGGCTGAGGGTTCTGCTGCCCGCCGTGCTCATCCTCCTCTGGCTGGGCGGGGCCGCCTTGGGCGGGCCGCTGTTCGGGAAGGTCGACGAGGTCTCCTCGAACGACAGCACCGCCTACCTGCCCGACTCCGCCGACGCGACCGAGGTGCAGGGGCTGCTCGGAGAGTTCAGCGGTTCGGACGCCATCCCCGGCATCGTCGTCTTCGTCGGCGACGACGAGTTCACCGAGGAGCAGCTCGAGGCCATCGGCGCCGCGCTCGACGAGGCGCCGTCGGTCGAAGGCGTCGTCGGCGACATCTCCCCGCCGATCCCCTCCGACGACGGCCGCGCCGCGCAGGCGTTCGTGCCGATCGACGCGGATGCGGATGTGGGCGACGCCGTCGCCGCGCTCGGAGACGAGCTGCGGGCCGCCGCACCGGCCGGTGTGGATGTCTACGTCACGGGACCGGCCGGGTTCACCGCCGACCTCGTGGCCGGCTTCGCGGGGATCGACGGCCTGCTGATCCTCGTCGCGTTCGGCGCGGTGCTGGTGATCCTCATCCTCGTGTACCGCTCCTTCCTGCTGCCGATCGTCGTGCTCTCCACGAGCTTGTTCGCCCTGTGCGTGGCCCTCCTGGTCGTGTGGTGGCTGGCGAAGTGGGGCGTGCTGCTGCTGAGCGGGCAGACGCAGGGCATCCTGTTCATCCTCGTCATCGGGGCCGCCACCGACTACGCCCTGCTGTTCGTCTCGCGCTTCCGCGAGGAGCTGCGCGTCACGAACGACAGGGGCGCGGCGATCGCGGCGGCGTGGAAGGGCTCGGTCGAACCGATCGTCGCCTCCGGCGGCACGGTCATCGCGGGGCTGCTCTGCCTGCTGCTGAGCGACCTGAAGTCGAACAGCACCCTGGGTCCGGTCGCCGCCATCGGCATCGTGTTCGCGATGCTGTCCGCGCTCACGCTTCTGCCCGCCCTGCTCTTCGCGTTCGGGCGCACGGTGTTCTGGCCCCGCCGCCCGGCATTCGAGCCCGAGGTCGTCGCCGCGGAGGACGGGATGCCGTCGAAGGGGCTGTGGTCCCGGCTCGCCGGTGCCGTGCGCGCCCGCCCCCGCGCCATCTGGGTCGCGACGGTCGCCGTGCTGCTGGTCGGCGCCTTCGGGGCGACGCAGCTGAACGCCTCCGGCGTCGCGCAGTCCGAGCTCGTGCTCGGATCATCCGAGGCCCGCGACGGGCAGATCGCACTGGGAGAACACTTCCCCGGCGGATCGGGCAGCCCCGCCTACGTCGTCGTCGACGAGGGCGACCTGCAGGAAGTCGCCGATCTCCTGCTGCAACACGACGGCGTCGAGGGCGTGGCCGTCACCGCCGACTCCGCCAGCGGCACAGCCACGGTCACCGAGGACGGGATCGTCGCGGTCGGCCCGCCCGGCGCACAGGCCCCCGAGCCCACGGTCGTCGACGGCCGGGTGATGCTACAGGCCACCCTCGCGGACGCCGCCGACTCGACCGCGGCGGAGGACACCGTCCGCTCGCTGCGCTCCGACCTGTCGGGGTTCGACGCGCTCGTGGGAGGCGTGACGGCCACCGCCATCGACACCGACGACGCCTCCATCCACGACCGCACCCTCATCATCCCCGTGATCCTCGCGGTCATCATGGTGATCCTGATGCTGCTCCTGCGCTCACTGGTCGCCCCTGTGCTGCTCGTGCTCACCACGGTGCTGTCGTTCGGCACGGCGATGGGCGTCTCGGCGCTGGTGTTCAACCACGTCTTCCGCTTCCCCGGAGCGGATCCGGCGGTGCCGCTGTACGGATTCGTGTTCCTGGTGGCGCTGGGCATCGACTACAACATCTTCCTCATGACACGGGTGCGCGAGGAGTCGGCGGCGCACGGCACCCGTCCCGGGATCCTGCGCGGGCTGGCCATTACGGGCGGCGTGATCACCTCGGCGGGGCTCGTACTGGCGGCGACCTTCGCGGCGCTGTCGGTCATCCCCATCCTGTTCCTCTTGCAGCTGGCGTTCATCGTCGCCTTCGGGGTGCTGCTGGACACCTTCGTCGTGCGCTCGCTGCTCGTGCCTGCCCTTGCCTACGACATCGACGGGGCCATCTGGTGGCCCTCGAAGCTCAGCCGCCGAGCGGACGACTGA
- the ectA gene encoding diaminobutyrate acetyltransferase has protein sequence MGSEPAIRVRAPRLDDGAELWRIARDSRTLDLNTPYAYVLWARDFSATSRIALVDDAPAGFIIGYRRPARQDCLFIWQVAVDERFRGLGLAGRLLQDLVDDASPVPVRAVETTITDDNGASQQLFRGFARRWDDAPLTVEPLFESAHLIPAGETGEHHDPERLYTIGPHPVH, from the coding sequence ATGGGCTCCGAGCCCGCGATCCGCGTCCGCGCACCCCGCCTCGACGATGGCGCCGAACTGTGGCGCATCGCCCGCGATTCGCGCACGCTCGATCTGAACACGCCGTACGCCTACGTCCTGTGGGCGCGGGATTTCTCGGCGACCTCACGCATCGCGCTCGTCGACGACGCCCCGGCGGGGTTCATCATCGGCTACCGGCGCCCCGCACGGCAGGACTGCCTGTTCATCTGGCAGGTCGCCGTCGATGAGCGCTTCCGCGGCCTCGGCCTCGCCGGCCGGCTGCTCCAGGATCTCGTCGACGACGCCTCGCCCGTCCCGGTGCGCGCCGTCGAGACGACGATCACCGATGACAACGGCGCCTCCCAGCAGCTGTTCCGCGGCTTCGCCCGGCGCTGGGACGACGCCCCCCTGACGGTCGAGCCGCTCTTCGAGAGCGCGCACCTCATCCCAGCGGGCGAGACCGGGGAGCATCACGACCCCGAACGCCTGTACACGATCGGGCCGCACCCCGTGCACTGA
- the ectB gene encoding diaminobutyrate--2-oxoglutarate transaminase → MDIFSQLESDVRSYSRSWPVVFDRAVGSMMYDERGGAYLDFFAGAGALNYGHNNPELKKVLLDYLGDDRVMHSLDMFTSSRRDFLEALQEVILEPRGLDYKVVFPGPGGANAVEAALKLARKATGRESVVNFTNAFHGMTLGALAVTGNSLKRGGAGVPLVHATPMPYDDYFDGDYPDFFYFERLLDDAGSGLNTPAAVIVETVQGEGGINAARVEWLRRLSEICKEREILLIVDDIQMGCGRTGDFFSFEEAGIVPDIVCLSKSISGYGIPMALTLIRPDLDIWEPGEHNGTFRGIGPAFATAAAALRRYWSDDGLKASTLAKGAKVESRFNGIVARYPNLNLVAKGRGLARGLQFPDGETAEAVCRAAFTRGLLMETSGPEGEVMKILPALTISDAELERGLAIIEDCVLSVLGPSIPTSELVGATTSKEDDA, encoded by the coding sequence ATGGATATTTTCAGCCAACTGGAATCCGACGTCCGCAGCTACTCGCGCTCCTGGCCGGTCGTGTTCGACCGCGCCGTGGGCAGCATGATGTACGACGAGCGCGGAGGCGCCTATCTGGACTTCTTCGCGGGAGCCGGCGCGCTCAACTACGGGCACAACAACCCCGAGTTGAAGAAGGTGCTCTTGGACTACCTCGGCGACGACCGCGTCATGCACTCGCTGGACATGTTCACCTCCTCGCGCCGCGACTTCCTCGAGGCGCTGCAGGAGGTCATCCTCGAGCCGCGCGGCCTCGACTACAAGGTCGTCTTCCCCGGACCCGGCGGCGCGAACGCCGTCGAGGCGGCGCTGAAGCTCGCTCGCAAGGCGACCGGCCGCGAATCGGTCGTGAACTTCACCAATGCCTTCCACGGCATGACCCTGGGAGCCCTGGCCGTCACCGGCAACTCGCTCAAGCGCGGCGGTGCGGGCGTTCCGCTCGTGCACGCGACGCCGATGCCCTACGACGACTACTTCGACGGCGACTACCCCGACTTCTTCTACTTCGAGCGCCTGCTCGACGACGCCGGCAGCGGTCTGAACACGCCTGCCGCGGTGATCGTGGAAACGGTGCAGGGCGAGGGCGGCATCAACGCCGCACGCGTGGAGTGGCTGCGCCGGCTCTCCGAGATCTGCAAGGAGCGCGAGATCCTGCTCATCGTCGATGACATCCAGATGGGATGCGGACGCACGGGCGACTTCTTCAGCTTCGAGGAGGCCGGGATCGTCCCCGACATCGTGTGCCTGTCGAAGTCGATCAGCGGCTACGGCATCCCCATGGCCCTGACGCTGATCCGTCCCGACCTGGACATCTGGGAGCCGGGCGAGCACAACGGCACCTTCCGCGGCATCGGCCCCGCCTTCGCCACGGCGGCCGCCGCCCTGCGGCGCTACTGGAGCGACGACGGGCTGAAGGCCTCGACGCTGGCCAAGGGGGCCAAGGTGGAGAGCCGGTTCAACGGCATCGTCGCCCGCTACCCGAACCTGAACCTGGTCGCCAAGGGCCGCGGCCTGGCCCGCGGCCTGCAGTTCCCCGACGGGGAGACCGCGGAGGCCGTGTGCCGCGCCGCGTTCACCCGCGGTCTGCTCATGGAGACCTCCGGTCCCGAGGGCGAGGTCATGAAGATCCTGCCGGCGCTGACCATCAGCGATGCCGAGCTGGAGCGCGGACTGGCGATCATCGAGGACTGCGTGCTCTCCGTGCTGGGGCCATCCATACCCACGTCCGAGCTGGTCGGCGCCACGACGAGCAAGGAGGACGACGCATGA
- a CDS encoding ectoine synthase, with protein sequence MIVRSIAEITDTDADIKSENWRSKRIVLAKEGVGFSVHETTLYAGTVNRFWYANHIEAVFIVEGEGEITDLATGETHPLAPGSLYLLNDHDEHEVRPRTEMRTVCVFNPPVTGREVHDENGVYPLVTDAV encoded by the coding sequence ATGATCGTGCGCAGCATCGCCGAGATCACCGACACCGACGCCGACATCAAGAGCGAGAACTGGCGCAGCAAGCGCATCGTGCTCGCGAAGGAGGGCGTGGGCTTCTCGGTGCACGAGACCACGCTCTACGCCGGCACGGTGAACCGGTTCTGGTACGCGAACCACATCGAGGCGGTGTTCATCGTGGAGGGCGAGGGCGAGATCACCGACCTGGCCACCGGTGAGACGCATCCCCTCGCGCCCGGGTCGCTCTACCTGCTGAACGACCACGACGAGCACGAGGTGCGGCCGCGCACCGAGATGCGCACCGTGTGCGTGTTCAACCCGCCCGTCACCGGCCGCGAGGTGCACGACGAGAACGGCGTGTACCCGCTGGTGACCGACGCGGTGTGA
- the thpD gene encoding ectoine hydroxylase, with protein sequence MTNDTTTAEDLFPTRVDEVRDNIARSQPAVWGSAETGPFSAGELEAHDARGYTVLDDFITPEEVRAFSAELDRLAADSALSGDPRLITERTTGAVRSVFEVERLSEVIDALSRSPKVLDRARQILGSEVYLHQTRINYMPSFTGTGFYWHSDFETWHAEDGMPIPRAVSLSIALTDNYPFNGGLMVMPGSHRTFVPAVGATPENNHEESLKAQEAGVPSHEAITELAEQYGIDQFTGAAGSALWFDSNIMHGSGNNITPYPRSNVFMVFNSVDNALVEPFAAKAPRPSHIANRDFTPLR encoded by the coding sequence ATGACGAACGACACGACGACCGCAGAGGACCTCTTCCCGACCCGCGTCGACGAGGTGCGGGACAACATCGCACGCAGCCAGCCCGCCGTATGGGGATCGGCCGAGACCGGCCCGTTCTCAGCCGGCGAGCTGGAGGCGCACGACGCCCGCGGCTACACCGTGCTCGACGACTTCATCACCCCTGAGGAGGTGCGGGCGTTCAGCGCCGAGCTGGATCGTCTCGCTGCGGACTCCGCGCTCAGCGGCGACCCGCGGCTCATCACCGAGCGCACCACGGGAGCCGTGCGCTCGGTGTTCGAGGTCGAGAGGCTCAGCGAGGTGATCGACGCTCTCAGTCGCAGCCCGAAGGTGCTCGATCGTGCGCGGCAGATCCTGGGTTCGGAGGTGTACCTGCACCAGACCCGGATCAACTACATGCCGAGCTTCACCGGCACCGGGTTCTACTGGCACTCCGACTTCGAGACCTGGCATGCCGAAGACGGCATGCCCATCCCCCGTGCGGTGAGCCTGTCGATCGCACTCACCGACAACTACCCGTTCAACGGCGGCTTGATGGTGATGCCCGGCTCGCACCGCACGTTCGTGCCGGCCGTGGGCGCCACTCCGGAGAACAACCACGAGGAGTCGCTCAAGGCGCAGGAGGCCGGCGTGCCCAGCCACGAGGCGATCACCGAACTGGCCGAGCAGTACGGGATCGACCAGTTCACGGGAGCGGCCGGATCCGCTCTGTGGTTCGACTCGAACATCATGCACGGCTCGGGCAACAACATCACCCCCTACCCGCGCTCGAACGTGTTCATGGTCTTCAACAGCGTGGACAACGCCCTCGTCGAGCCGTTCGCGGCCAAGGCGCCGCGTCCGTCGCACATCGCCAACCGGGACTTCACACCCCTGCGCTGA
- a CDS encoding 3-deoxy-7-phosphoheptulonate synthase codes for MHTLTATPPAPVADDATADQHVAGFTALPAPSDLAADLPVGAERTKLVQRTRDEVRAIMSGDDHRLLVIVGPCSIHDPEAGLEYAGHLVREAETHRDELLIVMRTYFEKPRTTVGWKGLINDPHLDGSHDIGTGLRLARAFLRDVTALGMPCATEFLEPISPQYTADLITWGAIGARTTESQIHRQLASGLSMPIGFKNGTDGGIQVALDAAAAASAPQAFLGIGGDGRASMVTTTGNPDTGVILRGGSDGPNYGAAEVARVAERLRAAGLPPRLVVDASHANSGKDHVRQAEVAAEIAEQLRTTDAERRAIAGVMLESNLVAGAQTLDVSIGGAGLVRGQSVTDACMGWEATSAALASLAAAVAQRSA; via the coding sequence ATGCACACCCTCACCGCCACGCCCCCCGCCCCCGTCGCCGACGACGCGACCGCCGATCAGCACGTCGCCGGTTTCACCGCCCTGCCGGCGCCGTCGGACCTCGCCGCCGACCTGCCCGTGGGCGCCGAGCGCACGAAGCTCGTGCAGCGCACCCGCGACGAGGTCCGCGCGATCATGTCGGGCGACGACCACCGGCTGCTCGTGATCGTCGGTCCGTGCTCGATCCACGACCCGGAGGCCGGGCTCGAGTACGCGGGCCACCTGGTGCGCGAGGCCGAGACGCACCGCGACGAGCTGCTCATCGTCATGCGCACCTACTTCGAGAAGCCGCGCACGACCGTGGGCTGGAAGGGCCTCATCAACGATCCGCACCTCGACGGCAGCCACGACATCGGCACCGGACTGCGCCTCGCCCGTGCGTTCCTGCGCGATGTGACCGCGCTGGGGATGCCGTGCGCCACGGAGTTCCTCGAGCCGATCAGCCCGCAGTACACGGCCGACCTCATCACGTGGGGCGCGATCGGGGCGCGCACGACCGAGAGCCAGATCCACCGTCAGCTCGCCTCGGGGCTGTCGATGCCGATCGGGTTCAAGAACGGCACGGACGGAGGCATCCAGGTCGCGCTCGACGCCGCGGCGGCGGCATCCGCCCCGCAGGCCTTCCTCGGCATCGGCGGCGACGGCAGGGCGAGCATGGTGACCACGACCGGCAACCCCGACACGGGGGTGATCCTGCGCGGCGGCTCGGACGGACCGAACTACGGCGCCGCCGAGGTGGCCCGCGTCGCCGAACGGCTGCGGGCCGCGGGGCTGCCGCCTCGGCTCGTCGTCGACGCCAGCCACGCGAACAGCGGCAAAGACCACGTGCGCCAGGCCGAGGTGGCTGCCGAGATCGCCGAGCAGCTGCGCACGACGGATGCCGAGCGCCGCGCCATCGCCGGGGTGATGCTGGAGAGCAACCTCGTCGCGGGCGCGCAGACGCTCGATGTGTCGATCGGCGGTGCGGGGCTCGTGCGCGGGCAGAGCGTCACGGATGCGTGCATGGGCTGGGAGGCGACATCGGCCGCCCTCGCGTCACTCGCCGCCGCGGTCGCTCAGAGGTCGGCGTAA
- a CDS encoding NAD(P)/FAD-dependent oxidoreductase, whose protein sequence is MSDPQNVTIVGGGLAGAKTAEALREKGYVGEIVLVAAEAHPPYERPPLSKDYLAGKAGFDDAIVHPEDWYRDHDVTLREGVRATGIDTAAHRVDLDDGTALGYGALVLATGSEPRRLDIRGIDAGHVHVLRTVEDSDAIRAEFGPGRRLVLIGGGWIGLEVAAAARGAGTEVTVLEGAHLPLLRVLGAQLAEVFAGLHRENGVDLRTDARIAALESADGAVTGVRMDDGEIIPADAVVVGVGVRPVTELAEKAGLAVDDGVLVDALLRTSDPDVYAVGDIANHEHPVLDRRVRVEHWANALNQPAAVAATLTGVDTAYTELPYFFSDQYDLGMEYIGHAPEGSYDRVVIRGDLASREFVAFWLDGEDRIQAAMNVNVWDVPDAVKPLIVAKTSVDPARLADPDIAYADL, encoded by the coding sequence ATGAGCGATCCGCAGAACGTGACCATCGTCGGAGGCGGTCTCGCCGGTGCCAAGACAGCCGAGGCGCTGCGCGAGAAGGGGTACGTCGGCGAGATCGTGCTCGTCGCCGCGGAGGCGCATCCGCCCTACGAGCGCCCGCCGCTGTCGAAGGACTACCTCGCGGGCAAGGCGGGCTTCGACGACGCCATCGTGCATCCCGAGGACTGGTACCGCGATCACGACGTGACCCTGCGCGAAGGCGTGCGGGCGACGGGGATCGACACCGCCGCTCATCGCGTCGACCTCGACGACGGCACGGCGCTCGGCTACGGCGCCCTCGTGCTCGCCACCGGATCCGAGCCGCGGCGGCTCGACATCCGCGGCATCGACGCCGGGCACGTGCACGTGCTGCGCACCGTCGAGGACTCCGACGCGATCCGCGCCGAGTTCGGCCCCGGCCGTCGCCTCGTGCTCATCGGCGGCGGCTGGATCGGGCTCGAGGTGGCCGCGGCCGCCCGCGGCGCCGGTACCGAGGTGACCGTGCTCGAAGGCGCGCACCTTCCCCTGCTGCGTGTGCTCGGCGCGCAGCTCGCCGAGGTCTTCGCCGGCCTGCACCGCGAGAACGGGGTCGATCTGCGCACGGATGCGCGCATCGCCGCGCTGGAGAGCGCCGACGGCGCCGTCACGGGCGTGCGGATGGACGACGGCGAGATCATCCCCGCCGATGCCGTCGTCGTCGGGGTCGGGGTGCGTCCCGTGACGGAGCTCGCCGAGAAGGCCGGACTCGCGGTCGACGACGGCGTGCTCGTCGACGCACTGCTGCGCACCAGCGACCCCGACGTGTACGCCGTCGGCGACATCGCGAACCACGAGCATCCGGTGCTGGATCGCCGGGTGCGCGTGGAGCACTGGGCCAACGCGCTCAACCAGCCCGCCGCCGTGGCGGCGACCCTCACCGGCGTCGACACGGCGTACACCGAGCTGCCGTACTTCTTTAGCGACCAGTACGACCTGGGCATGGAGTACATCGGGCACGCGCCGGAGGGCTCCTACGACCGGGTCGTCATCCGCGGCGATCTGGCCTCCCGGGAGTTCGTGGCGTTCTGGCTCGACGGCGAAGACCGCATCCAGGCCGCCATGAACGTGAACGTGTGGGACGTGCCGGATGCGGTCAAGCCGCTCATCGTCGCCAAGACCTCGGTCGATCCCGCGCGCCTCGCCGATCCGGACATCGCTTACGCCGACCTCTGA